One region of Polynucleobacter sp. MWH-Aus1W21 genomic DNA includes:
- a CDS encoding tripartite tricarboxylate transporter substrate binding protein produces MKLFKLLSGLLSACLLSFGLLSSASAQPFPDKTIQYIIPFPPAGESDLVARYQADISAKKFKQPMVVMNRAGAGGALVWSALNTYPADGTTVVGVNIPHTILQPLQEGIQYKTEDINAIYYYHFTPDALMVSADSPYKTYQEFIAAAKKEPGKMSLAGSAQFSANHMAVERLNKLAGVKINYVPFKGTGDLITALIGMHVDGAMGYLPLAIQQKGKVRTLAIATEKRNPALPDVPTFKELGLNWVDGAYRGVAVPKATPLVLQQKMSDYFAQLNADPETKKKLEDSGFVIVDVPLAKMPAFMKEKTAQAMDDAKSAGMIK; encoded by the coding sequence ATGAAGCTATTTAAATTACTCAGTGGATTACTGAGTGCTTGTTTGCTTTCGTTCGGCTTGTTATCTAGCGCGAGCGCCCAACCTTTCCCAGATAAAACTATTCAATACATCATTCCCTTCCCGCCTGCTGGTGAGTCTGACTTAGTAGCGCGTTACCAGGCCGACATCTCTGCCAAGAAATTTAAGCAGCCCATGGTGGTTATGAATCGCGCTGGTGCAGGCGGTGCTTTGGTATGGAGTGCACTCAATACCTATCCAGCTGATGGCACTACGGTAGTGGGTGTAAATATTCCACACACCATCTTGCAGCCGCTACAAGAAGGCATTCAGTACAAGACCGAAGACATTAATGCGATCTACTACTACCACTTCACTCCTGATGCCTTGATGGTCTCTGCAGACAGCCCTTACAAGACCTATCAAGAATTTATTGCAGCAGCCAAAAAAGAGCCTGGCAAGATGTCCTTAGCTGGCTCCGCACAGTTCTCTGCCAACCATATGGCCGTTGAGCGCCTCAATAAATTAGCAGGCGTCAAAATCAATTACGTACCCTTTAAAGGTACCGGTGATTTGATTACCGCCTTGATTGGTATGCACGTTGATGGCGCTATGGGCTACTTACCTTTAGCCATTCAGCAAAAAGGTAAGGTGCGCACACTAGCCATTGCTACTGAGAAGCGTAACCCCGCACTACCAGACGTACCAACCTTCAAAGAGCTTGGTCTGAACTGGGTGGACGGCGCCTATCGTGGCGTTGCTGTACCAAAAGCTACCCCACTAGTATTGCAACAAAAGATGTCCGATTACTTTGCCCAGTTAAATGCCGATCCTGAAACCAAGAAAAAGTTGGAGGACTCTGGCTTTGTGATTGTGGATGTTCCTTTGGCAAAGATGCCAGCATTCATGAAAGAGAAAACGGCTCAAGCCATGGATGATGCCAAGAGTGCGGGAATGATTAAATAA
- a CDS encoding exodeoxyribonuclease V subunit beta has product MSDKLETDIACNPAESVIVSACAGSGKTWLLVSRMIRLLLAGAKPQQILALTFTRKAAQEMRDRLYKLLEEFSTCDDATLIRELGERGLEEKDAIALLPQARALYLKVLSSPQAVVIDTFHGWFGRLLGAAPVSAEVQPGFSLREDAKRLQEECMADWWGDLPEDLQKHYDILLEEFGAVETQKFLMGNYSLFKQRGAWTFFQESCKKQRIKPIECLDRILPHLGTVNPLEELWKQSQTKTNLEFLYKCFSNGTPTQKASAPYIEEVIEHHAAGGLVMDIADQWEAYFFTQKRTPLATIATPSVPMTKYLNGIGKDPDEFTAICQGWLDAYEALFAWQGEHLMHALNDAWFAMSEAMLAHMEKTKEAMRVRDFDDLEIGVSQLMASTDNAAYLQARLDARYKHILIDEFQDTNPLQWQILRAWLAGYGDDGSMPSIFIVGDPKQSIYRFRRADPRLFESARIFLKAKLKAKAQDKNKTRRNAFAINDAVNKVFLAGPLPDTYRYTKQETAWKPLLDGISEHDYAATGEAYLLPLIERKDPQIAERNGTAFDGPIEDAANTTSVQQRYEEGEVVARLIHHIIATRKVMDKKDGKDCWRDARGSDFILLVKRRQFLPQYEKALRDAGLAYDSSRLGGLLNTLEIDDLIALLTVLVSPRHDLPLAQALRSPIFSFTEEQMQELRKSMANGFPSWWDALQANQTPSIQKAARYLEHWRGLGEVLPVHDLLDLIYHESNLRVSYAISAQNLARAQVLANLDAFLELALNQDGGRYPSLSRFIDEMNAMRRGDDDETPDEGDVEAETEADTDDIGEVDLDSEMSEEERHRRVRLMTIHGAKGLEAPFVFILDANNTEWKAPHRGVLLDWPPEESSPTHLSMYTAKTLTGERSAVFKKEGEVSQNENWNLLYVAMTRAKQGLWMSGVAAKSKSGIKEHSWYGRALAAGTPTLDIDALNLPSVVTDTKEMEVERGSMPFKIDHFQVEWDSAIATHQEHLAKIESGALAQELTAKALEQAKEEPDPEILEEGTNFHKLLEFITPDSANQNRPPMPSEQELMNWLGVDQEGASKLIAHVQKVLATPELKHYLTSCEWVQAWNELDIASEQGKSYRMDRLVEFDDHLAILDYKLTIPEVGSEKYEKYRKQLQGYQAELTRIRKDKRNKAYLISSKGEIKEIH; this is encoded by the coding sequence GTGAGCGATAAGTTAGAAACCGACATAGCCTGTAATCCTGCTGAGTCGGTGATCGTTTCTGCTTGCGCAGGTAGTGGCAAAACATGGCTATTGGTGTCACGCATGATTCGTTTGCTACTAGCCGGAGCAAAACCACAGCAGATTCTAGCCCTGACATTTACTCGCAAAGCTGCGCAGGAGATGCGCGATCGCCTTTATAAATTGCTGGAAGAGTTTTCTACCTGCGATGACGCTACCTTAATCAGAGAGTTAGGAGAGCGTGGTTTAGAAGAAAAAGATGCCATTGCATTACTGCCTCAGGCTAGGGCACTCTATTTAAAAGTCTTATCAAGTCCACAGGCTGTTGTTATTGACACCTTCCACGGCTGGTTTGGGCGTTTATTGGGAGCGGCGCCTGTATCAGCCGAGGTTCAGCCAGGCTTTAGCTTGCGTGAAGATGCCAAGCGCTTGCAAGAAGAGTGTATGGCGGATTGGTGGGGTGACTTACCTGAGGATCTACAAAAGCACTATGACATTTTGTTAGAAGAGTTTGGCGCAGTAGAGACTCAAAAATTCTTGATGGGTAACTACAGCCTCTTCAAGCAAAGAGGTGCCTGGACTTTCTTCCAAGAGTCTTGCAAGAAGCAGCGCATCAAACCGATTGAGTGCTTGGATAGAATTCTGCCGCACTTAGGAACAGTAAATCCTCTTGAGGAACTATGGAAGCAGTCTCAGACAAAAACCAATTTAGAGTTTCTTTATAAATGTTTTAGTAATGGCACTCCAACTCAAAAAGCAAGCGCTCCTTATATCGAGGAGGTTATCGAGCATCATGCTGCTGGTGGATTGGTCATGGATATCGCTGATCAATGGGAGGCCTACTTCTTTACCCAAAAACGCACCCCATTAGCTACTATTGCAACCCCATCCGTGCCTATGACTAAGTATCTCAACGGTATTGGTAAGGATCCTGATGAATTTACTGCGATTTGTCAGGGGTGGTTAGATGCCTATGAAGCCCTATTTGCATGGCAGGGCGAGCATTTGATGCATGCGTTAAATGATGCATGGTTTGCTATGAGCGAAGCAATGTTGGCACATATGGAAAAAACTAAAGAGGCCATGCGCGTTCGGGACTTTGATGATTTAGAAATTGGCGTAAGCCAATTAATGGCGAGCACAGACAATGCTGCCTATCTGCAGGCTCGATTGGATGCAAGATACAAGCATATTCTGATTGATGAGTTTCAAGACACCAATCCATTGCAGTGGCAGATTTTGCGTGCTTGGTTGGCGGGATATGGTGATGATGGCTCAATGCCAAGCATCTTTATTGTGGGTGACCCTAAGCAATCAATTTATCGTTTCCGCCGTGCTGACCCAAGATTATTTGAGAGCGCTCGCATATTCTTGAAGGCTAAGCTTAAGGCTAAAGCTCAAGATAAAAATAAGACCCGCCGTAATGCGTTTGCCATCAATGATGCGGTTAACAAGGTCTTCTTGGCGGGACCTTTGCCTGATACCTACCGGTATACAAAGCAGGAAACCGCCTGGAAACCCCTGTTAGATGGCATATCCGAGCACGATTACGCCGCAACAGGTGAGGCTTATTTATTGCCTTTGATTGAGCGCAAAGATCCGCAGATAGCGGAGCGAAATGGTACGGCGTTTGACGGCCCCATTGAGGATGCTGCTAACACCACCAGTGTTCAGCAACGCTATGAAGAAGGTGAAGTGGTTGCTCGTTTGATTCATCACATCATCGCTACTCGTAAGGTGATGGATAAAAAAGATGGCAAAGACTGCTGGCGTGATGCAAGAGGAAGCGATTTCATATTGCTGGTCAAACGCCGCCAATTTTTACCTCAATATGAAAAAGCCTTGCGTGATGCGGGGCTCGCTTATGACAGTTCGCGCTTGGGTGGTTTACTAAATACTCTTGAGATCGATGATCTGATTGCGCTATTAACGGTATTGGTTTCGCCAAGACATGATTTGCCTTTAGCTCAAGCATTACGTAGTCCAATTTTCAGTTTTACTGAAGAGCAAATGCAGGAGCTCCGCAAAAGTATGGCCAATGGCTTTCCATCATGGTGGGATGCATTACAAGCGAACCAGACCCCATCAATACAAAAGGCTGCGCGGTATTTGGAGCATTGGCGTGGCCTAGGCGAGGTATTGCCTGTACATGATTTACTGGATTTGATTTATCACGAGAGTAATTTGCGAGTCAGTTACGCCATTTCTGCTCAGAATCTGGCTCGTGCGCAGGTGTTAGCGAATTTAGACGCATTCTTAGAGCTCGCTTTAAATCAGGATGGTGGACGCTATCCGAGTTTGAGTCGCTTTATTGATGAAATGAATGCGATGCGGCGCGGTGATGATGACGAAACGCCGGATGAGGGAGATGTAGAAGCGGAAACCGAAGCCGATACTGATGATATTGGCGAAGTAGATCTAGATAGTGAGATGTCAGAAGAGGAGCGGCATCGACGTGTGCGCTTAATGACAATTCATGGAGCAAAGGGATTGGAGGCGCCATTTGTTTTCATTCTGGATGCCAATAACACAGAGTGGAAAGCGCCGCACCGAGGAGTTTTGTTAGATTGGCCTCCAGAGGAGAGTAGCCCAACCCATCTTTCTATGTATACCGCTAAAACCTTAACAGGCGAACGTAGTGCCGTATTTAAAAAAGAGGGTGAAGTCAGCCAGAATGAAAACTGGAACTTGCTCTATGTCGCAATGACCAGGGCAAAGCAAGGCTTATGGATGAGTGGTGTAGCGGCGAAGTCAAAGTCTGGAATTAAAGAACACTCTTGGTATGGCAGAGCATTAGCAGCCGGTACACCAACCTTAGATATTGATGCCCTCAACCTTCCTAGTGTTGTAACAGATACAAAAGAGATGGAAGTTGAGCGCGGCAGCATGCCATTTAAGATTGATCACTTTCAAGTTGAGTGGGATAGTGCAATCGCCACCCATCAAGAGCATCTTGCCAAGATTGAGAGTGGTGCACTAGCTCAAGAGTTGACAGCAAAGGCTTTAGAACAAGCAAAAGAAGAGCCCGATCCAGAAATCTTAGAAGAGGGCACGAACTTCCATAAGCTATTGGAGTTCATCACCCCAGACTCCGCCAATCAAAACAGGCCACCTATGCCAAGCGAGCAGGAGCTCATGAACTGGCTTGGTGTTGATCAGGAGGGCGCAAGCAAACTTATTGCACACGTCCAAAAAGTACTCGCAACCCCAGAGTTAAAACACTATCTGACCTCATGCGAGTGGGTGCAGGCTTGGAATGAGTTGGACATCGCTAGCGAACAAGGCAAGAGCTACCGTATGGATAGATTGGTTGAGTTTGACGACCATCTGGCAATTTTGGATTACAAGCTCACTATTCCGGAAGTAGGTAGTGAGAAGTATGAAAAGTACCGCAAGCAGTTACAAGGCTATCAGGCTGAGCTAACTCGAATCAGAAAAGATAAGCGGAACAAGGCATATTTAATTTCATCTAAGGGCGAGATCAAAGAGATCCATTAA
- a CDS encoding Y-family DNA polymerase, whose amino-acid sequence MNSNSVSPLFALVDVNNFYVSCERVFQPKLEDVPMVVLSNNDGCAVARSAEVKALGVKMGTPWFQMQELAKKHGIQAQSSNYTLYGDMSSRVVQVLRGFTPNLEVYSIDESFLQVETVLKQYHDTIELGQKIKEQVKDTTGLPVCVGIGASKTLAKLANHLAKKHKQFAGVCDVNAMTKEELYQWMSETEVGEVWGVGKQIAKKLKAQNIHSVFDLLQASPQAMRQQFGVVMERLCYELHGTSCLALEEVAPAKQQIIASRSFGKPVTSQVELAQSVATHVARAAEKLRAQNSTTGALTVFIQTNPFKQNEPQHHQSVTIPLADPTDNTLTLTNAALAGLKQIYQTNFRYKKAGVILNLISDKPTAQQSLFDDIETKGKSAHLMKAVDEINTRFGNAVIRSAASGTNNTKQEWQMRSNNRSPNYTTRWDELPIAR is encoded by the coding sequence ATGAATTCCAATTCTGTAAGCCCACTCTTTGCCTTGGTTGATGTAAACAACTTTTATGTTTCTTGTGAGCGTGTATTCCAGCCGAAATTAGAGGATGTGCCGATGGTGGTGCTCTCGAATAACGATGGTTGCGCTGTAGCGCGTAGTGCTGAAGTTAAGGCACTTGGCGTGAAGATGGGAACCCCCTGGTTTCAGATGCAAGAGCTAGCTAAGAAGCATGGCATCCAAGCTCAGTCATCTAACTACACGCTGTATGGCGATATGAGTAGCCGGGTAGTGCAAGTGCTGAGAGGTTTTACACCAAACCTAGAGGTCTACAGTATTGATGAGAGCTTTTTACAGGTCGAGACTGTCCTCAAGCAATATCACGACACCATTGAATTAGGTCAGAAGATCAAAGAACAAGTTAAAGACACTACTGGCTTACCAGTTTGTGTGGGTATTGGCGCTAGCAAGACCTTGGCAAAGCTCGCTAATCACTTGGCCAAAAAGCACAAGCAGTTTGCTGGCGTGTGCGATGTCAATGCCATGACAAAAGAAGAGCTTTACCAGTGGATGAGTGAAACCGAGGTGGGGGAGGTATGGGGTGTTGGTAAGCAAATTGCCAAAAAACTCAAAGCCCAGAACATTCACAGCGTCTTCGATCTCCTGCAAGCTTCACCGCAAGCTATGCGCCAGCAGTTTGGCGTAGTCATGGAGCGCCTCTGCTATGAGCTGCATGGCACATCTTGTTTAGCGCTGGAGGAAGTAGCGCCAGCCAAACAACAAATCATTGCCTCACGTAGTTTTGGTAAGCCTGTGACTAGTCAGGTTGAGCTTGCGCAATCGGTTGCCACCCATGTGGCTCGTGCGGCTGAAAAACTCAGGGCGCAGAATAGTACTACGGGCGCACTCACAGTGTTTATTCAGACTAATCCATTTAAGCAAAATGAGCCACAGCATCATCAAAGCGTCACGATTCCATTGGCGGACCCAACGGATAACACGCTGACATTAACAAACGCTGCGCTAGCGGGCCTCAAGCAGATTTATCAGACAAACTTTCGCTACAAAAAAGCGGGTGTCATCTTGAATCTCATTAGCGACAAGCCCACAGCCCAGCAATCCTTGTTTGACGATATTGAAACTAAAGGCAAGTCTGCCCATCTTATGAAGGCAGTAGATGAGATCAACACACGATTTGGTAATGCAGTCATTAGATCTGCGGCTTCAGGAACCAATAACACAAAACAAGAGTGGCAAATGAGATCAAACAATCGATCACCGAACTACACCACGCGCTGGGATGAGCTACCTATAGCACGATAG
- a CDS encoding CaiB/BaiF CoA-transferase family protein produces MSQQKTLPYEGIRIVEFTHMVMGPTCGMVLGDLGAEVIKVEPIDGDKTRDLVGSGAGFFPMFNRNKKSIAVDMKSAEGIELVRKLVATADVVSENFKPQTMAKLGLDYETLKKTNPKLIYVSHKGFLPGPYDHRTALDEVVQMMGGLAYMTGPEDRPLRAGSSVNDIMGGVFGAIGVMAALRQREITGEGQEIQSSLFENNVFLVGQHMMQYAVTGKAAKPMPSRISAWAIYDVFELGNGDKVFLAVVTDTQWKIFCDVFGFSDLYENPLLKLNKQRVEARPTLIPEIKKRISGYTASQISAIFEEHGLPFAPITKPEELFDDPHLIATGGLAPITLTDGPRAGDQTTAPLLPIMMDGRRLGVRLNPPKSGEQTQEILAELGYSVSEIDGLVSNGLVNC; encoded by the coding sequence ATGAGTCAACAGAAAACACTTCCATACGAAGGCATCCGCATTGTTGAATTTACTCACATGGTGATGGGGCCTACCTGTGGCATGGTGTTGGGCGACCTAGGTGCAGAAGTGATTAAGGTTGAGCCAATCGATGGAGATAAGACGCGAGATTTAGTGGGTTCGGGCGCAGGATTTTTCCCGATGTTTAATCGCAATAAGAAAAGCATTGCTGTAGACATGAAGTCGGCAGAGGGCATCGAGTTGGTAAGAAAGTTAGTTGCTACGGCTGATGTTGTCAGTGAAAACTTCAAGCCACAGACAATGGCAAAGTTAGGTTTGGATTATGAAACTTTAAAAAAGACAAACCCTAAACTGATTTACGTATCTCACAAAGGCTTTTTGCCTGGACCTTATGATCACCGTACGGCTCTAGATGAAGTGGTGCAAATGATGGGTGGGTTAGCCTATATGACTGGCCCAGAAGATAGGCCTTTACGTGCCGGATCTTCAGTGAATGACATTATGGGCGGCGTATTTGGCGCCATCGGTGTAATGGCGGCACTAAGGCAGAGAGAAATCACGGGCGAGGGACAAGAAATTCAGAGTTCTTTATTTGAGAACAATGTATTTTTAGTTGGTCAGCACATGATGCAGTATGCAGTGACTGGTAAAGCTGCAAAGCCAATGCCAAGCCGTATCTCTGCATGGGCAATTTATGATGTTTTCGAATTGGGTAACGGCGATAAAGTATTTTTAGCAGTCGTTACTGATACGCAGTGGAAAATATTCTGTGATGTATTTGGTTTTTCAGATCTTTACGAAAACCCCTTGCTAAAACTGAATAAGCAGAGAGTAGAAGCAAGACCAACCTTGATTCCTGAAATCAAAAAAAGAATCTCTGGATATACCGCTTCGCAGATATCAGCAATTTTTGAAGAGCATGGCCTACCTTTTGCCCCCATCACCAAGCCAGAAGAATTATTTGACGATCCACACTTGATCGCCACCGGAGGATTAGCGCCTATTACCCTAACGGATGGCCCTAGAGCTGGAGATCAAACCACCGCTCCTTTATTGCCGATCATGATGGATGGACGGCGCTTGGGTGTCCGCTTAAACCCCCCTAAATCCGGTGAGCAAACTCAAGAAATCTTAGCTGAGCTGGGCTATTCCGTATCCGAGATTGATGGTCTAGTATCTAATGGTTTGGTGAACTGTTGA
- a CDS encoding DUF1993 family protein, which translates to MAISMYQTSIPQFTKMLTNLSNILKKGEEFAKAKGVDDAVLVSECRLAPDMFPLSKQIQIACDQVKNGMARLAGVEPPKFEDNETTFAQLQERIAQTIAFANSLKPEQIDGTETKEIKFSIREWNFEFVGEQYLLTWIIPNFYFHVTTAYAILRHNGVEIGKTDYLG; encoded by the coding sequence ATGGCAATTTCAATGTATCAGACATCTATTCCGCAGTTCACTAAGATGCTTACAAACCTCTCCAATATCCTCAAAAAGGGAGAAGAGTTTGCAAAAGCCAAGGGTGTAGATGATGCGGTTTTAGTATCAGAATGTCGCCTTGCTCCAGACATGTTTCCGCTATCTAAGCAAATTCAAATTGCTTGCGATCAAGTCAAAAATGGCATGGCGCGTTTGGCTGGTGTTGAGCCGCCTAAATTTGAAGATAACGAAACTACCTTTGCCCAGTTGCAAGAGCGCATTGCTCAAACCATTGCATTTGCTAATAGCCTCAAGCCAGAGCAAATTGACGGCACCGAGACAAAAGAAATTAAGTTCTCGATTAGAGAGTGGAACTTTGAGTTTGTTGGGGAACAATATCTACTAACTTGGATCATTCCTAATTTTTATTTCCACGTGACTACGGCTTATGCCATTCTGCGTCATAACGGGGTGGAAATCGGCAAGACAGATTATTTGGGATGA
- a CDS encoding hydroxymethylglutaryl-CoA lyase has product MNSASTDVLISEVGPRDGLQSIKSIMPTTAKHAWIKALYQAGVKEIEVASFVPAKLLPQMADAAEVVRYAKTLPGLTVMALVPNLRGAQAAIEAGVDKITIPVSASAAHSLANVRKTREEMIEEVKKISAYRKEVAPQVKVEAGIATAFGCTLQGLVSEDDVIRMAEQVIEAGADESGLSDTTGYANPAQIQRLFKRLKMAIGQHAGAAHLHNTRGLGLANCLAAYEVGVTSFDSSMGGIGGCPYAPGASGNVVTEDLVFMFEAMGIKTGINLDLLLEARKPLQDGVPHEQIYGMISEAGLPKGFAAATQWSAK; this is encoded by the coding sequence ATGAACTCCGCGTCAACAGATGTATTAATCAGCGAAGTGGGACCAAGAGATGGGCTTCAGTCGATTAAGTCCATCATGCCAACTACAGCAAAGCATGCATGGATAAAGGCGCTATATCAGGCTGGCGTTAAAGAGATTGAAGTGGCCTCATTTGTTCCAGCTAAGTTATTGCCACAAATGGCAGATGCAGCAGAAGTGGTGCGCTATGCAAAAACATTACCTGGTTTAACGGTGATGGCGTTAGTTCCAAACTTAAGAGGTGCACAAGCTGCTATTGAGGCGGGGGTCGATAAGATCACCATTCCGGTATCAGCAAGTGCTGCGCACTCATTAGCAAATGTTCGCAAAACACGTGAAGAGATGATTGAGGAAGTAAAGAAAATTTCAGCTTATCGCAAAGAGGTTGCTCCGCAAGTGAAGGTGGAGGCTGGTATAGCAACTGCATTTGGATGCACCTTGCAGGGCTTGGTATCTGAAGATGATGTGATACGGATGGCAGAGCAGGTGATTGAGGCTGGTGCAGATGAGTCTGGTTTGTCAGATACAACGGGCTATGCAAACCCTGCACAAATCCAAAGATTATTTAAACGCTTAAAGATGGCGATCGGTCAGCATGCTGGTGCGGCGCATCTACACAATACCCGCGGTCTAGGCCTGGCAAATTGCTTGGCAGCGTATGAGGTTGGTGTGACTTCGTTTGATTCTTCCATGGGTGGGATAGGTGGGTGCCCTTATGCTCCTGGGGCTTCTGGAAATGTAGTCACCGAGGATTTAGTGTTTATGTTTGAAGCAATGGGCATTAAAACGGGCATTAATTTGGATTTGTTATTAGAAGCGCGCAAACCTCTGCAGGATGGTGTTCCTCACGAGCAAATCTATGGAATGATTTCTGAGGCGGGCTTGCCAAAGGGTTTTGCGGCGGCAACTCAGTGGAGTGCGAAATGA
- a CDS encoding IclR family transcriptional regulator, whose amino-acid sequence MLKKSPKPATESIPISTSGVAAVDKALAILRLFSSTQRELSLHQISTSTGLYKSTALRMLASLGNALLVMKRADGMYVLGPAIASLNTAYQEQESLGMVIIPALENLVKSTQESAAFHVREANKRLCLFRVDSQQALRDHIKVGDLLPIDKGAGGKVLQAFEGATGKVFNQIRSDMVLAISGDRTKEISGISAPVFTADGLIGVITLTMPTYRFDPSKALAVKASAKKLTELLGGQFTSR is encoded by the coding sequence ATGCTAAAAAAATCCCCCAAGCCCGCAACCGAGAGCATTCCCATTTCCACATCCGGGGTGGCAGCGGTTGATAAGGCTTTAGCCATACTGCGGCTGTTTTCCTCTACACAGCGCGAACTGTCTCTACATCAAATTTCTACAAGCACTGGCCTGTATAAAAGTACGGCATTGCGCATGCTAGCGTCCCTTGGTAATGCCCTATTGGTGATGAAACGTGCAGATGGAATGTATGTGCTTGGGCCTGCCATTGCATCGCTAAATACCGCTTATCAAGAACAAGAATCTTTAGGTATGGTGATTATTCCGGCCTTGGAGAATCTTGTGAAATCTACCCAGGAAAGTGCTGCATTTCATGTACGCGAAGCAAATAAGCGGCTCTGCCTATTCCGCGTAGATTCTCAACAAGCTTTAAGAGACCACATCAAAGTTGGAGATTTATTACCTATTGATAAGGGAGCCGGCGGAAAAGTATTGCAAGCTTTCGAAGGCGCCACTGGAAAGGTATTTAACCAAATTAGATCGGATATGGTGCTTGCAATTTCAGGCGACAGAACTAAAGAAATCTCTGGAATCTCTGCCCCAGTATTTACTGCTGATGGGCTGATTGGCGTCATCACACTAACGATGCCAACCTACCGCTTTGATCCTAGCAAAGCGCTAGCCGTTAAGGCCAGTGCAAAAAAGTTGACTGAACTTCTCGGCGGTCAGTTCACCTCAAGATAG
- a CDS encoding LexA family transcriptional regulator, protein MTMTQVMNPAKSTLSQAPQALAGHFATCELKLLSHRISAGFPSPAADYAEDGLDLNHYLVQNKPATFMFTVKGDSMLGAGICDGDKVVVDKALKPKHKDIVVAVVDGEYTIKRLYQLRGRIELQPENPSYQPITFNEGSELQIWGVVVGVVRKYSNASGRNGK, encoded by the coding sequence ATGACTATGACGCAAGTAATGAACCCCGCAAAATCTACTCTTAGCCAGGCACCACAAGCCTTGGCAGGGCATTTTGCTACCTGTGAGCTCAAGCTTCTTAGTCACCGGATTTCAGCTGGATTCCCTAGTCCCGCGGCAGATTACGCTGAAGACGGCCTGGATTTGAATCATTATCTCGTGCAGAACAAGCCAGCCACTTTCATGTTCACTGTGAAGGGGGATTCCATGCTGGGCGCAGGCATTTGTGACGGCGACAAGGTCGTTGTTGATAAGGCGCTCAAACCAAAACATAAAGATATCGTTGTGGCTGTTGTGGATGGCGAGTACACCATCAAGCGCCTCTATCAATTACGCGGTCGTATCGAGCTCCAACCGGAAAATCCTAGCTATCAACCCATCACCTTTAACGAAGGTAGTGAGCTGCAAATTTGGGGTGTAGTTGTTGGGGTGGTGCGCAAGTACAGCAATGCCAGTGGCAGAAATGGCAAGTGA
- a CDS encoding tartrate dehydrogenase, translated as MKTYKIASVPGDGIGKEVIPECEKVLNALSKKHPEVAFQFEHFDWGGDYYRKHGIMMPDDGLEPLRSKDAILFGSAGDPKIPDHITLWGLRLKICQGFDQYANVRPTRILPGIETPLRNCKPGQLDWVIVRENSEGEYSGVGGRAHQGHPIEVASDMSIMTRVGVERVQRFAFKLAQSRPRKHLTVITKSNAQRHGMVMWDEIANIVAKDFPDVTWDKELVDAATARMVNRPESLDTIVATNLHADVLSDLAAALAGSLGIAPTANLDPECRYPSMFEPIHGSAFDIMGKGLANPIGTFWSAVMMLDFLGEKALGAKLMAAIEKVTANPKLHTRDLGGTAMMGDVTNAVIEEISK; from the coding sequence ATGAAGACGTATAAGATCGCGTCCGTTCCGGGCGATGGTATTGGCAAGGAAGTCATTCCAGAATGCGAGAAGGTATTAAATGCCTTAAGCAAAAAACATCCTGAAGTCGCTTTCCAATTCGAGCACTTTGATTGGGGTGGTGACTACTACCGCAAACACGGCATCATGATGCCGGATGATGGCCTTGAACCTTTGCGCTCAAAAGATGCCATCTTGTTTGGCTCGGCTGGCGATCCAAAAATTCCAGACCACATTACTTTGTGGGGTTTGCGCCTCAAAATATGCCAAGGGTTTGATCAATACGCAAACGTGCGTCCTACCCGTATTCTTCCCGGTATCGAAACACCGCTACGTAACTGCAAACCCGGTCAACTCGATTGGGTGATCGTGCGCGAGAACTCTGAAGGTGAGTATTCCGGTGTAGGCGGCAGAGCCCACCAAGGTCACCCGATTGAAGTAGCCTCTGATATGAGCATCATGACTCGCGTTGGAGTGGAGCGCGTGCAGCGCTTTGCATTTAAGCTAGCGCAATCACGCCCTCGCAAACATCTCACTGTGATTACCAAATCCAATGCGCAGCGCCATGGCATGGTGATGTGGGACGAGATCGCCAACATTGTTGCTAAAGATTTCCCGGATGTGACTTGGGATAAAGAGTTGGTCGATGCCGCTACTGCGCGCATGGTCAATCGCCCTGAGTCCTTAGACACCATCGTTGCAACCAACTTACATGCAGATGTCCTAAGTGATTTAGCGGCTGCACTCGCTGGCAGTTTGGGTATCGCGCCAACCGCAAACCTAGATCCAGAGTGTCGCTATCCATCGATGTTTGAACCGATTCACGGTTCTGCGTTTGACATTATGGGCAAAGGTCTTGCCAACCCGATTGGCACCTTCTGGTCAGCAGTGATGATGCTCGACTTCTTGGGTGAAAAAGCCTTAGGAGCAAAGTTAATGGCGGCCATTGAAAAGGTAACCGCCAATCCAAAACTACACACTCGCGATTTAGGTGGTACAGCCATGATGGGTGACGTTACTAATGCAGTTATTGAGGAGATCTCCAAATGA